One Owenweeksia hongkongensis DSM 17368 genomic region harbors:
- a CDS encoding SRPBCC family protein, with protein sequence MGFFQLRTEQQVNASLGEVWDFISSPKNLKEITPDHMGFEITNQASDNMYPGMIISYKVSPILGIKMNWVTEITHVKDMEYFVDEQRIGPYTMWHHEHHLEENKHGVMMKDIVSYQPPFGILGNLANSLFIKKQLKEIFDYREEAVNRYFGK encoded by the coding sequence ATGGGATTTTTTCAATTACGCACCGAACAGCAAGTCAATGCCTCATTAGGAGAAGTTTGGGACTTTATATCATCACCCAAAAACCTTAAAGAAATTACTCCAGACCATATGGGCTTTGAAATTACCAATCAAGCCTCTGATAATATGTACCCTGGAATGATAATCAGCTATAAGGTAAGCCCTATATTGGGTATCAAAATGAATTGGGTAACCGAAATAACACATGTAAAGGACATGGAATACTTTGTAGATGAGCAGCGTATTGGCCCTTATACCATGTGGCATCACGAACATCATCTTGAAGAAAATAAGCACGGGGTGATGATGAAAGATATTGTAAGCTATCAACCCCCATTTGGCATACTGGGTAATTTGGCCAACAGTCTATTTATAAAAAAGCAACTCAAAGAAATTTTTGACTATCGCGAAGAAGCGGTGAATCGCTATTTTGGAAAATAG
- the aroQ gene encoding type II 3-dehydroquinate dehydratase — protein MKIAIINGPNLNLLGQRQPEVYGNEGFEGYFNFLQKAYSNVELEYFQSNIEGELVDAVQNFAKSCARIVLNAAAYTHTSIALADAVAAVKVSVIEVHISNVHAREAFRHHSYISPYAAGVIAGFGLDGYRLAIEGLLKKN, from the coding sequence ATGAAAATTGCAATCATCAATGGTCCTAATCTGAATTTATTAGGGCAGCGCCAACCAGAAGTTTATGGGAATGAAGGTTTTGAAGGATACTTCAATTTTTTGCAAAAAGCTTACTCAAATGTGGAGCTGGAATATTTTCAAAGTAATATAGAAGGTGAATTGGTGGATGCTGTGCAGAATTTTGCAAAAAGCTGTGCCAGGATTGTGTTAAACGCTGCGGCTTATACACACACTTCTATAGCTCTTGCTGATGCTGTGGCAGCTGTAAAAGTCTCAGTAATTGAAGTGCATATTTCCAACGTGCATGCCCGTGAGGCTTTTCGTCATCATTCCTACATCTCACCTTATGCCGCAGGTGTTATTGCCGGTTTTGGTTTGGATGGATACAGACTGGCGATTGAGGGTTTACTTAAAAAGAACTAG
- the xerD gene encoding site-specific tyrosine recombinase XerD, producing MNWDIAIKDFTNYMRLERGMSPNTIAAYKRDLKKLRENLEEEKPDPLKIQLADLQGLITTLAEEGISAKSQARLISALRTFYKYLLFEDLITIDPTEMLESPKVGRKLPDFLSLKEVEKIIDAVDMSKDEAHRNRAIMETLYGCGLRVSELTNLRISDLFFKESIIRVTGKGDKERLVPINKLAQKHIGIYREEVRVHQTVARGHEDFVFLNRRGKQLTRAMIFHIVKTLTVSAGIRKSVSPHTFRHSFATHLVEGGADLRAVQEMLGHESITTTEIYTHLDQTYLRETLLQFHPRARE from the coding sequence GTGAACTGGGACATTGCCATAAAAGACTTTACAAACTATATGCGCTTAGAGCGTGGAATGTCACCCAACACGATAGCCGCATATAAGCGCGATCTTAAAAAGCTTCGCGAAAACCTGGAAGAGGAAAAACCAGATCCTTTAAAAATCCAACTAGCAGATTTACAAGGACTCATAACCACTTTGGCAGAAGAAGGCATCAGTGCCAAATCGCAAGCTCGTCTTATTTCAGCACTCCGTACTTTTTACAAGTATTTGCTCTTCGAAGATCTCATTACTATTGACCCCACCGAAATGCTGGAAAGCCCAAAAGTTGGCCGTAAGCTTCCTGATTTTTTAAGTTTGAAGGAAGTAGAAAAAATCATCGATGCAGTGGACATGAGTAAAGATGAAGCGCATCGCAACCGCGCTATTATGGAAACGCTTTATGGCTGTGGACTTCGTGTTTCCGAATTGACCAACCTTCGTATTTCAGATCTCTTTTTTAAAGAATCCATCATTCGCGTTACTGGAAAAGGCGATAAGGAAAGGCTGGTTCCCATAAACAAATTGGCTCAAAAGCATATTGGCATTTATCGTGAAGAAGTACGCGTCCATCAAACAGTGGCCCGTGGTCATGAAGACTTTGTGTTTCTCAACAGACGTGGCAAACAACTAACTCGGGCCATGATATTTCACATAGTAAAAACGCTAACCGTCTCCGCAGGTATACGAAAATCAGTAAGCCCACACACTTTTCGCCACAGCTTTGCCACACACTTGGTAGAAGGTGGTGCAGACTTACGCGCGGTGCAAGAAATGCTGGGACATGAAAGTATTACCACCACCGAAATTTATACTCACCTAGACCAAACCTATTTAAGGGAAACCTTGCTGCAGTTTCATCCAAGAGCACGTGAATAA
- a CDS encoding C45 family autoproteolytic acyltransferase/hydolase yields MLQLHFDSIYEANPGPKWQKLFNTHWPAYKAWFQSKGLANHPDLKTCQEELVRYMPELLPTYEKLCELAGNDLVAHRFLTGWQPPAYITGCSQAVAVDEPQLVRNYDYHPHLSEGTLLNSAWNGKHVIAVGDCLMGVVDGMNSDGLVASLTFGGRKVVGKGFGIPFILRYVLEFCSNVDEAVEKLKKIPSHMAYNIMVLDKTGAYKMLQIAPDHEVKVTDMKVSTNHQGTPDWPAHANFSKTLLREKFLNELLAKPKQSNEEIAQAFLNSPLFNRQYSDGFGTIYTSVYHPAKGSMQLRWEGETLQQSFDAFEEGKTLITYNEHVPTAAVTHTQWEPKMPEVAEAESENYWTEYGKAWASGNPTQLALHVAKTISQAMGVAENENMQKVLEMFTAETKKRGQVPWEMLADMWASIGKGVYEERK; encoded by the coding sequence ATGCTACAACTGCATTTTGATTCCATTTATGAGGCTAATCCTGGCCCTAAGTGGCAAAAACTTTTTAATACCCATTGGCCGGCTTATAAGGCTTGGTTTCAATCTAAGGGGCTGGCCAATCATCCTGACCTCAAAACTTGTCAAGAAGAGCTTGTTCGCTATATGCCGGAGCTGCTTCCTACATATGAGAAATTATGCGAGTTGGCTGGTAATGATCTCGTTGCTCATCGTTTTTTGACGGGTTGGCAACCACCTGCATACATTACGGGTTGCTCGCAGGCTGTAGCTGTGGATGAGCCACAGCTCGTTAGAAACTATGATTATCACCCACATCTGAGTGAGGGCACACTATTAAATAGCGCATGGAATGGAAAACATGTAATAGCTGTTGGCGATTGCTTGATGGGAGTAGTGGATGGTATGAACTCCGATGGACTTGTGGCTTCTCTCACTTTTGGTGGAAGAAAGGTTGTAGGCAAAGGCTTTGGGATTCCATTTATCCTGAGGTATGTACTTGAGTTTTGTAGTAACGTAGACGAGGCCGTGGAAAAACTGAAAAAAATTCCAAGCCACATGGCCTATAATATTATGGTGCTGGATAAAACTGGAGCCTACAAAATGCTACAGATAGCACCCGATCATGAGGTGAAAGTTACGGATATGAAAGTGTCCACAAATCACCAGGGAACCCCAGATTGGCCAGCACACGCCAATTTTTCTAAAACGCTTTTGCGTGAAAAATTCTTAAATGAATTGCTGGCAAAACCCAAACAGAGTAATGAGGAGATAGCTCAGGCATTCTTGAATTCACCGCTTTTTAATCGTCAGTATAGTGATGGTTTTGGTACTATTTACACATCCGTATATCATCCCGCCAAGGGTAGTATGCAGCTAAGGTGGGAAGGTGAAACTTTGCAACAATCATTTGATGCATTTGAAGAAGGTAAAACCTTAATCACATATAATGAGCATGTGCCTACCGCTGCTGTGACCCATACACAATGGGAACCAAAAATGCCTGAAGTAGCTGAAGCTGAGAGTGAAAATTATTGGACTGAATATGGCAAAGCATGGGCTAGTGGAAACCCGACTCAGTTAGCACTACACGTAGCCAAAACCATAAGCCAAGCCATGGGGGTTGCTGAAAATGAAAATATGCAAAAGGTGCTGGAAATGTTTACAGCGGAAACGAAGAAACGTGGACAAGTGCCGTGGGAAATGCTGGCCGATATGTGGGCAAGCATAGGGAAGGGGGTTTATGAAGAAAGAAAATAA
- a CDS encoding helix-turn-helix transcriptional regulator: MNRTRVKSIPLREVIQDMAQEWGVEVHEDCDECWLEIPKNLGEGIIRGINFSGGLGYIIYDCLFYEDMEIRFTIKEIHPLKFLYCVEGHFFYNFEEDEENIYEITKFQSAITASTYQHGNVLTFKANIKTCIASLEILRHEFIQNIECDLEKMDEQLRSLFTDTKAAERFYSQVHYSLHLDELFTQMSKLEGTGVVMKFFLQAKTYEMLAAQIMLFEDDSRTESDQIYLRRHDLEAVKKAIKFIEENLKQTKSVADIAKEVGLNESKLQLGFKQYKGTTVNAYIAELRLESAKRLLLSTDMNISEIVYQLGLSNRGYFAKKFKERFGMTPTEYKQSHS; the protein is encoded by the coding sequence ATGAATAGAACACGCGTAAAATCGATTCCCCTAAGAGAAGTTATACAAGATATGGCTCAAGAATGGGGTGTAGAAGTACATGAAGATTGTGATGAATGTTGGCTCGAAATTCCGAAAAATCTGGGTGAAGGAATAATTCGGGGGATTAACTTTAGTGGCGGCCTAGGTTATATAATTTATGATTGTCTCTTTTATGAGGACATGGAAATTAGATTTACCATAAAGGAAATTCATCCGCTAAAATTTCTCTACTGTGTGGAAGGTCATTTCTTCTATAATTTTGAAGAAGATGAAGAGAACATTTATGAAATCACTAAATTTCAAAGTGCCATTACCGCAAGCACTTATCAGCATGGCAATGTGTTGACTTTTAAAGCCAATATAAAAACGTGCATTGCAAGCTTAGAAATATTGAGACATGAATTCATTCAAAATATTGAATGTGATCTGGAAAAAATGGATGAGCAGTTGCGCTCTCTTTTTACTGATACAAAAGCGGCTGAGAGATTTTATAGCCAAGTACATTACTCATTGCATTTGGATGAATTATTTACTCAAATGTCTAAACTTGAGGGTACAGGTGTTGTAATGAAATTTTTCCTGCAAGCAAAAACCTATGAAATGCTAGCCGCCCAAATAATGCTTTTTGAAGATGACTCACGAACCGAGTCAGATCAAATATACCTAAGACGCCACGATCTTGAAGCTGTGAAAAAAGCTATAAAGTTTATTGAAGAAAATTTAAAGCAAACAAAATCGGTAGCAGACATAGCAAAAGAGGTGGGGCTTAATGAAAGCAAGTTGCAATTAGGATTTAAGCAATACAAAGGGACCACGGTGAACGCCTACATCGCTGAGCTTCGATTAGAATCTGCTAAAAGACTTTTGCTGTCTACGGATATGAATATTTCTGAAATAGTGTATCAGCTAGGTTTGAGTAACCGAGGATATTTTGCCAAAAAATTCAAGGAGCGATTTGGGATGACACCTACTGAATATAAGCAGAGCCATTCCTGA
- a CDS encoding glycosyltransferase family 2 protein produces MKRCSLITVVKDEHTHLAKLLHGLLISTHTPAEIILVNVGNNITLPEVTPVGVIKVILDNTDEDISLAAARNAGVRAARYDHLIFLDVDCIPSSSFVENILEIMQHTDGLVMGQPRLIEENIDNHFTEQDLLKVSKDHPETSPIKIALHKENDYSLFRSLCFGVNRKRFEELLAFDGNGENAELSDSEIGNRACKIGIPFYRSNTPVYQQFKTIPTPQ; encoded by the coding sequence ATGAAGCGTTGTAGCTTGATTACCGTAGTCAAAGATGAACATACACACCTTGCCAAACTATTGCACGGGCTATTAATAAGTACCCATACACCAGCCGAAATAATTTTGGTGAATGTTGGGAATAACATTACACTACCGGAGGTAACACCCGTTGGAGTTATAAAGGTTATTCTAGATAATACAGATGAAGATATTTCTCTTGCAGCTGCCCGTAACGCTGGCGTTAGAGCTGCAAGGTATGATCATCTAATATTTTTAGATGTGGACTGTATACCCTCATCCAGTTTTGTAGAAAATATACTAGAAATTATGCAGCATACAGATGGTCTGGTTATGGGGCAGCCTCGTCTGATTGAAGAAAATATTGATAATCATTTTACGGAGCAAGACTTATTAAAAGTAAGTAAAGATCATCCCGAAACTTCACCAATAAAAATAGCTCTTCACAAAGAAAATGACTATAGTTTGTTTCGAAGTCTCTGTTTTGGAGTAAATCGTAAGAGATTTGAAGAACTGTTAGCCTTTGATGGAAATGGAGAAAATGCGGAGTTAAGTGACTCTGAAATTGGCAACAGGGCTTGTAAGATAGGAATACCATTCTATCGCTCAAATACACCGGTGTACCAACAGTTCAAAACTATTCCTACACCTCAATAG
- a CDS encoding DUF421 domain-containing protein: MEEYFTTTTTTAIAIILTAICTYAVLITFTRIAGKRSFSKMSSFDFAMTVAVGSLLATTILSSSVSLLEGVIGLAIVYLLQISAAMLRRFKWFKELIDNTPLLLMDGTEILYENLKKARVAEGDLRSKLREANVIELKEVRAVVFETTGDISVLHTDKVDDKLNDWLLKDVKR; the protein is encoded by the coding sequence ATGGAAGAATATTTTACCACCACAACCACAACCGCTATTGCAATCATTTTAACAGCCATTTGCACTTATGCGGTGCTTATCACATTTACGCGCATAGCAGGAAAACGAAGTTTTAGCAAAATGAGCAGTTTTGATTTTGCCATGACAGTGGCAGTAGGTTCCTTACTGGCTACTACTATACTATCGTCCTCTGTCAGTTTACTTGAGGGAGTAATTGGCTTAGCGATCGTTTACCTCTTGCAAATTTCGGCAGCAATGCTACGCAGGTTTAAGTGGTTTAAAGAATTGATTGACAACACCCCGCTACTCTTAATGGACGGGACAGAAATCCTTTATGAAAATCTAAAAAAGGCGAGAGTTGCTGAAGGAGACCTTCGATCTAAACTGCGCGAAGCAAATGTGATTGAACTGAAAGAGGTTCGCGCTGTTGTTTTTGAAACCACTGGAGATATTTCAGTGTTACATACAGATAAAGTAGATGATAAATTAAATGATTGGCTTCTAAAAGATGTAAAGAGATGA
- the gntA gene encoding guanitoxin biosynthesis heme-dependent pre-guanitoxin N-hydroxylase GntA, which translates to MSVKEKIEKLKIDESEQKKFENFIVENDHPCLMAQSVVKQGHFILREYGELGKSENVPTLLADLEAYLKDYDFEGSDFFTFVAVFKGQQLFTEKEFEERLWKQLQALHEGDSSKWDSTVSTNPQSPEFSFSLLSQAFYLVGMHPNSSRIARQSPSPTVVFNLHYQFEKLRELGGYKATRDAIRERDKALQGSINPMVADFGQGQEAPQYSGRKVGQNWKCPFLHKHS; encoded by the coding sequence ATGAGCGTAAAAGAAAAGATTGAGAAGTTAAAAATAGATGAATCAGAGCAAAAAAAGTTTGAAAATTTTATAGTAGAAAATGACCATCCTTGCCTAATGGCTCAATCGGTAGTCAAACAAGGTCATTTTATTCTTCGGGAATATGGCGAGTTGGGTAAGTCTGAAAATGTCCCCACTTTACTTGCCGATTTAGAGGCTTATCTAAAAGATTATGATTTTGAAGGAAGCGATTTCTTCACATTTGTAGCAGTATTTAAGGGACAACAATTGTTCACTGAAAAAGAATTTGAAGAACGATTATGGAAGCAGCTTCAAGCTCTCCATGAAGGTGACTCCTCAAAGTGGGACTCTACGGTGTCTACTAACCCACAAAGCCCGGAATTTAGTTTCAGCCTGTTAAGTCAGGCTTTTTATCTAGTGGGGATGCACCCAAATAGTTCTCGTATCGCGAGGCAATCCCCGAGTCCCACAGTGGTTTTTAATCTCCATTATCAATTTGAAAAACTACGCGAACTAGGAGGATATAAGGCTACCCGAGATGCTATTCGAGAACGAGACAAAGCTTTGCAAGGTAGCATTAACCCAATGGTTGCAGACTTTGGACAAGGGCAAGAAGCACCGCAATATAGTGGGCGAAAGGTGGGGCAAAATTGGAAATGCCCCTTTCTTCACAAACATTCATAA
- a CDS encoding DUF1989 domain-containing protein, whose protein sequence is MITTIEKQTGTAFRLKKGQWLKVTDPKGEQVSDMVLFNALDKAEKLSSGKTLDFEETLLITKGHHLWSNRSNKMMRIVEDTNGRNDFLLAPCSPETFQIMYQNSDYHPSCFENLHTNLAPFEILPDDIPTAFNIFMNVQFAANGKLSVEPPMSKAGDYMLFEAMMDLIVGLTACSAEMSNNYSFKPVQYEILERSPAS, encoded by the coding sequence ATGATTACTACTATAGAAAAACAGACCGGCACCGCCTTCCGTTTAAAAAAAGGTCAATGGCTAAAGGTTACCGATCCGAAAGGAGAACAGGTAAGTGATATGGTTCTCTTTAATGCTTTAGATAAAGCGGAAAAGCTTTCCTCAGGTAAAACTTTAGATTTTGAAGAAACACTACTCATCACCAAGGGTCACCACTTATGGAGCAATCGCAGTAACAAAATGATGCGGATAGTGGAAGATACCAATGGCCGCAATGATTTCCTATTAGCCCCTTGCAGCCCTGAGACTTTCCAAATTATGTATCAAAACTCTGATTACCACCCTAGTTGCTTTGAAAATTTGCATACAAATCTTGCACCTTTCGAAATATTGCCTGACGACATTCCTACGGCATTCAACATTTTTATGAATGTGCAATTTGCAGCGAATGGCAAATTAAGTGTAGAGCCTCCTATGAGCAAAGCTGGAGATTATATGCTATTTGAAGCCATGATGGATTTAATTGTGGGACTTACCGCATGCTCTGCGGAAATGAGTAACAATTATAGCTTTAAGCCAGTGCAATATGAAATTTTGGAAAGATCACCTGCATCATGA
- a CDS encoding SemiSWEET family sugar transporter, with amino-acid sequence MNINWIDVIGIAAGVCTTAAVIPQLIKAYKTKKVADVSIGMFLVLITGVLLWTVYGFLKNDLAIILANGISVVLNSLLLYLLLKHGKKSTNSPNN; translated from the coding sequence ATGAACATAAATTGGATTGATGTAATAGGAATTGCTGCCGGTGTTTGTACAACTGCTGCTGTAATTCCTCAGCTCATTAAAGCTTATAAGACTAAAAAAGTGGCTGATGTTTCTATAGGGATGTTTTTAGTGCTAATAACCGGGGTGCTACTTTGGACAGTATATGGATTCCTAAAAAATGACCTGGCTATTATTTTGGCTAATGGTATTTCGGTTGTATTAAATTCACTGCTACTTTATCTACTGCTTAAACATGGCAAAAAAAGCACTAATTCACCAAATAACTGA
- a CDS encoding SDR family oxidoreductase: protein MGKPKKLPEQGQDEQPGKEHEMNPKPEIIRKGYKGSEKLKGKTALITGGDSGIGRAVAVHFAREGADVAIVYLDEDEDAKETSRMVKEEGQKCLVISGDIKHKSFCKKMVKETLDEFGKIDILVNNAAVQFPQNGLEEIDDPQLEETFETNIYSMFRITRAVLPHLKKGSRIINTTSVTAYRGSDHLIDYSSTKGAITTFTRSLSQNLAEKGILVNAVAPGPIWTPLIPASFDSVKDFGKDTPLGRVGQPSEVAPAYVFLASDDATYITGQIIHVNGGEMIGG, encoded by the coding sequence ATGGGAAAGCCAAAGAAATTGCCGGAACAAGGTCAGGATGAGCAGCCCGGCAAAGAGCATGAAATGAACCCTAAGCCCGAAATTATCCGAAAGGGATATAAAGGGAGTGAAAAGCTAAAAGGAAAAACGGCTTTAATAACTGGGGGCGATAGCGGAATAGGGAGAGCGGTAGCAGTACACTTTGCACGAGAAGGAGCAGACGTGGCCATAGTTTATCTCGATGAGGATGAGGATGCCAAAGAAACCAGCCGTATGGTAAAAGAAGAAGGCCAAAAGTGTCTGGTAATTTCAGGAGACATTAAGCATAAGAGCTTCTGTAAGAAAATGGTGAAAGAAACCCTGGATGAATTTGGTAAGATTGACATTTTAGTGAATAATGCAGCTGTGCAGTTTCCGCAAAATGGACTGGAAGAGATTGATGATCCGCAATTGGAGGAAACTTTTGAAACTAACATATACTCCATGTTTCGCATCACAAGGGCAGTTTTACCACACTTAAAAAAGGGTTCGCGTATCATTAATACAACTTCGGTTACAGCGTATCGAGGAAGCGACCATCTTATTGACTATTCTTCTACCAAAGGCGCTATCACCACCTTTACTCGATCACTTTCGCAAAATCTTGCGGAAAAGGGCATCTTAGTTAATGCTGTGGCACCCGGCCCCATCTGGACTCCGTTAATACCTGCATCTTTTGATTCGGTTAAAGATTTTGGAAAAGATACACCTCTGGGTAGAGTAGGGCAGCCAAGTGAGGTGGCCCCAGCTTATGTGTTTTTAGCAAGTGATGACGCTACCTATATTACTGGTCAAATAATACATGTAAATGGTGGTGAAATGATTGGAGGATAA
- a CDS encoding FAD-dependent oxidoreductase — protein MNTPWLKNTEETYYPPLKEDLNADVCVVGGGITGITTAYLLQEAGRRVILLEANKIATGVTGHTSGHLTSFLDAHYHNVISSFGELKAIQLLYATLLARETVEFLMANNAIVADYERVPAYYYATNDDQVNHLKKERNAMDQLGAITKDADLTDIPFKCKKAFRIDNQATLNAAGFVKGLTKAFVEKGGQIFEQTRVVNFKEEGEQIRVKTEEGSSVKAKYIVQATHIPINENPLQLELKNHNSYVMAGESGEDVAKGLFYDFAEPYHYTRNYEENGKSMFIVGGFDQKTGEKLSDQNQMDKLRNFALENLNIKEMNYSWCSTLFTSPDGLPLIGKDPIHKNSFIATGFAGDGLTYSIISAILNTALITKGSHNWEELFDPKRLSPSTLKTAVNKGVTTIKHLVADKFGISETTTDDMKPNSAKVIHKDGENVAVYKDENGELHTVSALCTHMGCVVHFNNVAKTWDCGCHGSRFGIDGKVLAGPATEKLESINIFKEQ, from the coding sequence ATGAATACTCCTTGGTTAAAGAATACTGAAGAAACTTATTACCCACCTCTTAAAGAGGATTTAAATGCAGATGTTTGTGTAGTAGGTGGAGGCATTACCGGCATTACTACTGCCTATCTTTTACAAGAAGCTGGGCGAAGGGTAATCTTATTAGAAGCAAATAAAATAGCTACTGGCGTTACCGGACATACTTCAGGGCACCTAACTTCATTCTTAGATGCGCATTACCACAATGTAATTTCCAGTTTTGGTGAGTTAAAGGCTATACAATTACTTTATGCAACCTTATTGGCTCGGGAAACTGTAGAGTTCTTAATGGCAAATAATGCTATTGTCGCGGACTATGAAAGAGTTCCAGCCTACTATTACGCTACGAATGATGATCAGGTGAATCATCTGAAGAAGGAGCGTAATGCTATGGATCAACTGGGAGCTATTACCAAAGATGCCGACCTGACAGATATACCGTTTAAATGCAAGAAGGCTTTTAGAATAGATAATCAAGCCACTTTAAACGCGGCAGGATTTGTCAAGGGTTTAACTAAAGCTTTTGTAGAAAAGGGCGGACAAATATTTGAGCAAACGCGAGTTGTTAACTTTAAGGAAGAGGGAGAACAAATTAGAGTTAAAACTGAAGAGGGCTCATCTGTAAAAGCAAAATATATAGTGCAGGCCACTCATATTCCTATTAATGAAAACCCACTTCAGCTAGAGCTTAAGAATCATAACTCTTATGTGATGGCTGGCGAAAGTGGAGAAGATGTAGCGAAAGGATTATTTTATGATTTTGCCGAACCATATCACTACACTCGTAATTACGAAGAGAACGGTAAATCTATGTTTATTGTAGGTGGCTTTGATCAAAAGACCGGAGAGAAGCTTTCTGATCAGAATCAAATGGACAAGCTTCGAAATTTTGCATTGGAAAATCTCAATATAAAAGAAATGAATTACAGCTGGTGTAGCACGCTTTTCACTTCACCAGATGGATTGCCGTTAATTGGTAAAGATCCAATACATAAAAATTCATTTATCGCTACGGGTTTTGCTGGGGATGGGCTCACATATAGTATAATAAGCGCAATTCTAAATACAGCATTAATTACAAAGGGAAGTCATAACTGGGAAGAATTATTTGATCCGAAACGTCTTAGCCCCTCTACGTTAAAAACGGCTGTAAATAAAGGTGTTACTACCATCAAACACTTAGTAGCAGATAAGTTTGGTATCAGTGAAACAACCACCGATGATATGAAGCCAAATTCTGCTAAAGTGATACATAAGGATGGAGAAAATGTAGCGGTTTACAAAGATGAAAATGGAGAGCTCCATACGGTGTCAGCATTATGCACACATATGGGCTGTGTTGTGCATTTCAATAATGTGGCAAAAACATGGGATTGTGGGTGTCATGGAAGCCGCTTTGGGATAGACGGGAAAGTATTGGCCGGGCCAGCTACTGAAAAACTTGAAAGTATAAACATTTTTAAAGAGCAATAG
- a CDS encoding TIGR03915 family putative DNA repair protein — translation MRETAYTYDGTFEGLISVIFEIYSTKQQPLEIKQQKNYTPPLFGETFHVISDSVRANRVIKKIKALDKRFFGQLFRVFLSEKEDREMLIFRSIELLLTKPAAVKGDYRNPNLLRVKQINKEISREVHRMHAFVRFQRLADDIWFAAIEPDFDVMPLIGNHFEKRYADQKWVIYDVKRKYGLHYDLHQMEFIELNLDNSLNAEKLSSDLLHIDEMEYQQLWKEYFDSVNIKARKNMKLHIQQVPKRYWKYLFEK, via the coding sequence ATGAGAGAGACGGCTTATACATATGATGGAACTTTTGAAGGATTGATTAGTGTGATATTTGAAATTTATAGCACTAAGCAACAGCCGCTGGAGATAAAGCAGCAGAAAAACTATACGCCCCCACTTTTTGGTGAAACCTTTCATGTAATTTCAGATTCTGTTCGCGCTAATCGAGTTATTAAAAAAATAAAAGCTCTGGATAAAAGGTTTTTTGGTCAGTTGTTTCGCGTGTTTCTTTCGGAAAAAGAAGATCGGGAAATGTTGATTTTTCGATCAATCGAATTATTATTGACCAAGCCTGCTGCTGTAAAGGGGGATTATCGCAATCCAAACCTTTTGCGAGTAAAGCAGATAAATAAGGAAATAAGTAGAGAGGTTCACCGAATGCATGCTTTTGTAAGGTTTCAAAGATTGGCGGATGATATTTGGTTTGCAGCTATTGAACCGGATTTTGATGTAATGCCTTTAATAGGTAATCATTTTGAAAAGAGATATGCCGACCAAAAGTGGGTGATTTATGATGTGAAGCGTAAATATGGTCTTCACTATGATTTACATCAGATGGAATTTATAGAACTCAATTTGGACAACAGCCTGAATGCGGAAAAATTGTCATCGGATTTGCTGCATATAGATGAAATGGAATATCAGCAATTGTGGAAAGAGTACTTTGATTCTGTAAATATTAAGGCACGGAAAAACATGAAGTTACACATTCAGCAGGTGCCTAAGCGTTATTGGAAGTATCTTTTTGAAAAGTAA